The following are encoded together in the Erwinia sp. E602 genome:
- a CDS encoding DedA family protein — translation MDLIRFVIDFILHIDVHLAELVAQYGLWIYAILFLILFCETGLVVTPFLPGDSLLFVAGALAALPTNDLDVHTMVALMVAAAILGDAVNYTIGRLFGEKLFSNPGSKIFRRSYLDKTHAFYERHGGKTIILARFVPIVRTFAPFVAGMGKMSWRHFSLYNVSGGLLWVLLFTYAGYWFGNMPAVQENLKLLIVAIILLSILPGVIEVWRHRRAARKQPQR, via the coding sequence ATGGATCTGATTCGTTTTGTTATCGACTTCATTTTACATATCGACGTGCATCTCGCCGAACTGGTGGCGCAGTATGGTCTCTGGATCTACGCCATTCTGTTCCTGATCCTGTTCTGTGAAACCGGGCTGGTGGTCACGCCGTTCCTGCCGGGGGATTCCCTGCTGTTTGTCGCCGGCGCGCTGGCGGCGCTGCCGACCAATGACCTCGACGTGCACACCATGGTTGCGCTGATGGTGGCGGCGGCGATCCTCGGCGACGCGGTGAACTACACTATCGGGCGGCTGTTCGGTGAGAAACTGTTCAGTAATCCCGGTTCGAAGATCTTCCGCCGCAGCTATCTTGATAAAACCCACGCTTTTTACGAGCGCCACGGCGGGAAAACGATTATTCTTGCGCGCTTCGTGCCGATCGTGCGTACTTTCGCGCCCTTTGTGGCCGGAATGGGCAAAATGTCCTGGCGTCATTTTTCCCTGTACAACGTCTCGGGCGGGTTGCTGTGGGTGCTGCTCTTTACCTATGCGGGCTACTGGTTTGGCAATATGCCCGCGGTACAGGAGAACCTTAAGCTGTTGATTGTGGCAATTATCCTGCTGTCGATTCTGCCAGGCGTAATTGAAGTGTGGCGTCACCGCCGCGCGGCGCGAAAACAGCCACAGCGCTAA
- the accD gene encoding acetyl-CoA carboxylase, carboxyltransferase subunit beta, with amino-acid sequence MSWIERILSKSTATPSRKASIPEGVWTKCDSCGQVLYRAELERNLEVCPKCDHHMRMHGRARLHSVLDEGSLVELGSELEPKDLLKFRDSKKYKDRLTAAQKETDETDALIVMKGTLHGMPVVAAAFEFSFMGGSMGSVVGARFVRAVEQALEDGCPMICFSASGGARMQEALMSLMQMAKTSAALAKMQARGLPYISVLTDPTMGGVSASFAMLGDLNIAEPKALIGFAGPRVIEQTVREKLPPGFQRSEFLIEKGAIDMIVRRPVMRFKLASVLAKMMNLPAPQEDIVAEAPAAPQSPEA; translated from the coding sequence ATGAGCTGGATTGAGCGAATTCTCAGTAAAAGCACCGCTACCCCATCGCGTAAAGCGAGCATTCCTGAAGGGGTGTGGACCAAGTGTGACAGCTGCGGACAGGTCCTGTACCGCGCCGAGCTGGAGCGCAATCTGGAAGTCTGCCCGAAATGCGACCACCACATGCGTATGCATGGTCGCGCCCGCTTACACAGCGTGCTGGATGAAGGTTCACTGGTTGAACTGGGCAGCGAGCTGGAACCGAAAGATCTGCTGAAATTCCGGGATTCCAAAAAATACAAAGATCGTCTGACCGCGGCGCAGAAAGAGACCGACGAAACCGACGCGCTGATCGTGATGAAAGGCACCCTGCACGGCATGCCGGTAGTGGCTGCCGCGTTTGAGTTCTCCTTTATGGGTGGCTCAATGGGCTCGGTGGTTGGCGCACGTTTCGTACGTGCGGTTGAGCAGGCGCTGGAAGACGGCTGCCCGATGATCTGCTTCTCTGCCTCCGGCGGTGCGCGTATGCAGGAAGCGCTGATGTCGCTGATGCAGATGGCGAAAACCAGCGCCGCGCTGGCTAAGATGCAGGCGCGCGGCCTGCCGTATATCTCGGTGCTGACCGACCCGACCATGGGCGGCGTATCCGCCAGCTTCGCGATGCTCGGCGATCTGAATATCGCTGAACCGAAAGCGCTGATCGGCTTTGCCGGCCCGCGCGTAATCGAGCAGACGGTGCGTGAAAAGCTGCCGCCGGGCTTCCAGCGCAGTGAGTTCCTGATCGAGAAGGGTGCGATCGATATGATCGTCCGCCGTCCGGTGATGCGCTTTAAGCTGGCCAGCGTGCTGGCGAAGATGATGAACCTGCCTGCGCCGCAGGAAGATATCGTTGCTGAAGCCCCCGCTGCCCCGCAGAGCCCCGAGGCCTGA
- the folC gene encoding bifunctional tetrahydrofolate synthase/dihydrofolate synthase, whose translation MDTLPQATSPLATWLYYLEHLHSQAIEMGLERVRRVATTLDLLKPAPVVFTVAGTNGKGTTCRTLETVLMAAGYRVGVYSSPHLIRYTERVRIQGAELAESAHTASFAAIEAGRGDTSLTYFEYGTLSALWLFKQAQVDVAILEVGLGGRLDATNIVDADVAAITSIALDHVDWLGPDRGSIGREKAGVFRGGKPAIVGEPDMPHSIAEVAQQLGADLHQLGRDWSYRADGDSWSFTDAQGSLIGLPMPQVPLPNAATALAALRASGLAVEDAVVRASLHQALLPGRFQTVAQSPRVILDVAHNPHAAAYLASRLAELPGDGKVHAVVGMLHDKDIAGTLACLSPQVDHWYCAPLDGPRGASAEQLMAHLPGAQASGSVLAAYQQALAHAGERDVVLVCGSFHTVAPVMEWMATENGSGE comes from the coding sequence ATGGACACTCTTCCTCAAGCCACGTCGCCTCTTGCCACGTGGCTTTATTATCTTGAGCATTTACACTCTCAGGCAATCGAGATGGGTCTGGAGCGTGTGCGTCGTGTTGCCACCACGCTCGATCTGCTGAAACCCGCCCCGGTGGTGTTTACCGTTGCCGGTACTAACGGCAAGGGCACCACCTGCCGCACCCTGGAAACCGTGCTGATGGCCGCCGGCTATCGCGTCGGCGTCTACAGCTCCCCGCACCTGATCCGCTACACCGAACGGGTACGCATCCAGGGCGCTGAGCTGGCTGAATCGGCCCATACGGCCTCCTTTGCGGCGATTGAAGCCGGGCGCGGCGACACTTCTCTGACCTATTTTGAGTACGGCACGCTGTCGGCGCTGTGGCTGTTTAAGCAGGCGCAGGTTGACGTGGCGATCCTCGAAGTCGGGCTGGGCGGGCGGCTGGACGCTACCAATATCGTCGACGCTGACGTGGCGGCCATTACCAGCATCGCCCTCGATCACGTAGACTGGCTGGGGCCGGACCGCGGAAGCATCGGGCGGGAAAAAGCCGGGGTATTTCGCGGCGGTAAGCCGGCCATCGTCGGTGAACCGGATATGCCGCACAGCATTGCTGAGGTGGCGCAGCAGCTGGGCGCGGACCTGCATCAGCTGGGCCGCGACTGGTCATATCGCGCGGACGGCGACAGCTGGTCATTTACCGACGCGCAGGGCAGCCTGATCGGGCTGCCCATGCCGCAGGTGCCGTTGCCAAATGCGGCCACCGCACTGGCGGCGCTGCGAGCCTCCGGGCTGGCGGTGGAGGATGCCGTGGTGCGCGCTTCCCTGCATCAGGCGCTGCTGCCCGGCCGCTTCCAGACCGTGGCGCAGTCGCCACGGGTGATCCTCGACGTGGCGCACAATCCGCACGCGGCCGCGTACCTGGCCAGCCGGCTGGCCGAACTGCCGGGTGACGGTAAGGTGCACGCGGTGGTCGGGATGCTGCACGATAAAGATATTGCCGGAACCCTGGCGTGCCTCAGCCCGCAGGTTGACCACTGGTACTGCGCGCCGCTCGACGGGCCGCGCGGGGCAAGCGCGGAACAGCTGATGGCGCATCTGCCGGGCGCGCAGGCGTCTGGCTCGGTGCTGGCGGCGTATCAGCAGGCGCTGGCTCATGCCGGTGAACGGGACGTGGTGCTGGTGTGTGGTTCTTTCCACACCGTGGCACCGGTTATGGAATGGATGGCAACGGAGAACGGCAGTGGCGAGTAA
- the dedD gene encoding cell division protein DedD yields MASKFQNRLVGTIIIVAVGVIVLPGLLDGKKKHYKEEFAAIPLVPKPEDQQETDLVPPVTQSLPAQPPEGAGSAVVGRDNGNNSQADSGSTTPQAGNQPTLVSPPPVQQPVNTPKVVEKPKVVTQPKPVEKPKPVEKPKPVEKPKPVEAPKVVEQPKTVETPAQTQPAPESKPAESAPAGQAWVVQLGALKNAARVDEIVAKLRLSGYRAYTVPATPVQGQITRIFVGPDASKAKMQAAVGELQGISGLGGVVKPYSAR; encoded by the coding sequence GTGGCGAGTAAGTTTCAAAACCGTTTAGTCGGCACCATCATTATCGTCGCCGTCGGGGTGATCGTTCTGCCCGGGCTGCTCGACGGTAAAAAGAAGCACTATAAAGAGGAGTTTGCTGCCATTCCGCTGGTGCCGAAGCCGGAAGACCAGCAGGAGACCGATCTGGTGCCGCCGGTTACCCAGTCGCTGCCCGCCCAGCCGCCGGAAGGCGCCGGGTCGGCGGTAGTCGGACGTGACAACGGTAACAATTCACAGGCGGACAGCGGCTCAACCACGCCGCAGGCCGGCAACCAGCCGACGCTGGTCTCCCCACCGCCGGTCCAGCAGCCGGTGAACACGCCGAAAGTTGTCGAAAAACCGAAGGTGGTGACCCAGCCGAAGCCGGTTGAGAAACCGAAACCGGTTGAGAAGCCAAAGCCGGTGGAAAAACCGAAGCCGGTAGAAGCGCCGAAAGTGGTTGAGCAGCCGAAGACGGTGGAAACGCCGGCGCAAACGCAGCCCGCGCCGGAAAGCAAACCGGCCGAGAGCGCGCCAGCCGGTCAGGCCTGGGTGGTGCAGCTGGGCGCACTGAAGAACGCGGCCAGGGTGGATGAGATCGTCGCTAAGCTGCGGCTCTCCGGCTACCGCGCTTATACCGTTCCGGCCACGCCGGTGCAGGGGCAGATTACCCGCATCTTTGTCGGGCCTGATGCCTCGAAAGCCAAAATGCAGGCGGCGGTGGGGGAACTGCAGGGGATCTCCGGGCTGGGCGGGGTGGTTAAACCCTACAGCGCGCGGTGA
- the cvpA gene encoding colicin V production protein has protein sequence MVWIDNVIIAVVSFSALVSLIRGFVREALSLVTWGCAFFVASHYYSFLAVWFTGFEDELVRNGIAIAVLFVATLIVGAIVNYVIGSLVEKTGLSGTDRVLGVCFGALRGVLIVAAMLFFLDTFTGFAKSPDWQQSKLIPQFSYIIGWFFDYLKSSSSFLPR, from the coding sequence ATGGTCTGGATAGATAACGTCATTATTGCGGTCGTCAGTTTTTCGGCTCTGGTCAGCCTGATCCGCGGGTTTGTACGGGAAGCACTTTCGCTCGTCACCTGGGGGTGCGCATTCTTTGTCGCCAGTCATTACTACTCCTTTCTTGCCGTCTGGTTTACCGGATTTGAAGACGAACTGGTGCGTAACGGCATCGCCATTGCAGTGTTATTCGTTGCCACGCTGATTGTCGGGGCGATCGTTAACTATGTAATTGGTTCGCTGGTGGAAAAAACCGGCCTGTCGGGTACCGACAGGGTACTGGGAGTCTGTTTTGGGGCGCTGCGTGGCGTGCTGATTGTGGCCGCGATGCTGTTTTTCCTCGATACGTTCACCGGATTTGCTAAGAGCCCGGACTGGCAACAGTCTAAGCTTATCCCTCAGTTCAGTTACATCATCGGGTGGTTTTTTGACTACCTGAAAAGCTCGTCGAGTTTTTTGCCCCGGTAA
- the purF gene encoding amidophosphoribosyltransferase: protein MCGIVGIAGFAPVNQSIYDALTVLQHRGQDAAGIVTIDALNCFRLRKANGLVSDVFEARHMQRMQGNMGIGHVRYPTAGSSSASEAQPFYVNSPYGITLAHNGNLTNAHELRKGLFETGRRHVNTTSDSEILLNIFAQEVDQFRHYPLEADNIFAAIAAVHKKVRGAYACVAMIIGHGLVAFRDPNGIRPLVIGKRPLADGRIEYMVASESVALDTLGFEFLRDVAPGEGVYVTEKGQLYTRQCAENPKVHPCLFEYVYFARPDSFLDKISVYSARVRMGTKLGAKIAREWEDLDIDVVIPIPETSCDIALEMARILDKPYRQGFVKNRYVGRTFIMPGQHLRRSAVRRKLNANRAEFRGKNVLLVDDSIVRGTTSEQIIEMAREAGAKKVYLASAAPEIRFPNVYGIDMPSATELIAHGREVEEIRQLIGADALIFQDLDDLIEAVREENPDITQFECSVFNGIYVTKDVDQQYLEYLQSLRNDDAKAVARQNEAENLEIHNEG, encoded by the coding sequence ATGTGCGGTATTGTCGGGATCGCCGGTTTTGCGCCGGTCAACCAGTCGATTTATGACGCGTTAACGGTGCTGCAGCATCGTGGGCAGGATGCCGCCGGCATCGTCACCATCGATGCGTTAAATTGCTTCCGTCTGCGTAAGGCCAACGGCCTGGTCAGCGATGTTTTTGAAGCCCGCCATATGCAGCGTATGCAGGGCAATATGGGTATCGGCCACGTGCGTTACCCAACGGCAGGCAGCTCCAGCGCTTCCGAAGCCCAGCCCTTCTATGTGAACTCCCCTTACGGGATCACGCTTGCCCACAACGGTAACCTGACCAACGCTCACGAACTGCGTAAAGGCCTGTTCGAAACCGGCCGCCGTCACGTGAACACCACGTCAGATTCTGAAATTCTGCTCAATATCTTTGCGCAGGAAGTGGACCAGTTCCGCCACTATCCGCTGGAAGCGGACAACATCTTTGCCGCGATTGCCGCGGTGCATAAGAAAGTGCGCGGAGCCTATGCCTGCGTGGCGATGATCATCGGCCACGGCCTGGTGGCGTTCCGCGACCCGAACGGCATCCGTCCGCTGGTGATTGGCAAACGTCCGCTGGCCGATGGCCGTATTGAATACATGGTGGCTTCTGAGAGCGTGGCGCTGGATACGCTGGGCTTTGAGTTCCTGCGTGACGTGGCGCCAGGTGAAGGGGTTTACGTCACCGAAAAAGGCCAGCTGTATACCCGCCAGTGCGCTGAGAACCCGAAGGTTCATCCGTGCCTGTTCGAGTACGTCTACTTTGCGCGCCCGGACTCGTTCCTCGACAAAATTTCCGTCTACAGCGCCCGCGTGCGCATGGGCACCAAGCTGGGTGCCAAGATCGCCCGCGAGTGGGAAGATCTGGATATTGACGTGGTGATCCCGATTCCGGAAACCTCCTGCGATATCGCGCTGGAGATGGCACGGATCCTGGACAAGCCTTACCGTCAGGGCTTCGTGAAAAACCGCTACGTCGGCCGTACCTTTATCATGCCGGGCCAACACCTGCGCCGCAGCGCGGTTCGCCGCAAGCTGAACGCTAACCGTGCCGAGTTCCGCGGTAAGAACGTACTGCTGGTGGATGACTCCATCGTGCGCGGGACCACCTCCGAGCAGATCATTGAGATGGCACGCGAAGCCGGGGCGAAAAAAGTCTATCTCGCCTCTGCGGCACCGGAAATTCGTTTCCCGAACGTGTACGGCATTGATATGCCAAGCGCCACCGAGCTGATCGCCCACGGTCGTGAAGTCGAAGAGATCCGCCAGCTGATCGGTGCCGACGCGCTGATTTTCCAGGATCTGGATGACCTGATTGAAGCGGTGCGTGAAGAGAACCCGGATATCACCCAGTTTGAATGCTCGGTGTTCAACGGCATCTACGTCACTAAAGACGTTGACCAGCAGTACCTCGAGTACCTGCAGTCGCTGCGCAATGACGATGCCAAAGCCGTGGCGCGGCAGAACGAAGCGGAAAACCTGGAAATTCACAACGAAGGCTAA
- a CDS encoding UbiX family flavin prenyltransferase codes for MKRIIIGLSGASGVIYGIRTLQVLQQVSDVETHLIVSNAARQTLALESDVSLREVQALADVVHDVRDIAASISSGSFKTDGMAILPCSIKTLSGIVNSYSDGLLTRAADVVLKERRPLVLCVRETPLHLGHLRLMTAAAELGAIIMPPVPAFYHRPASVMDIVDQTVNRVLDQFNIELDQELFTRWQGA; via the coding sequence ATGAAAAGAATCATTATTGGACTTTCAGGTGCCAGCGGCGTGATTTATGGCATCCGCACCCTGCAGGTACTGCAGCAGGTTAGTGACGTGGAAACCCACCTGATCGTCAGCAACGCCGCCCGGCAGACGCTGGCGCTGGAAAGCGACGTCAGCCTGCGCGAGGTGCAGGCGCTGGCCGACGTGGTGCACGACGTGCGTGATATTGCCGCCAGTATCTCCTCCGGTTCATTTAAAACCGACGGCATGGCCATTCTGCCGTGCTCTATCAAAACCCTCTCCGGCATCGTTAACAGCTACAGCGACGGCCTGCTGACCCGCGCCGCCGACGTGGTGCTTAAAGAGCGTCGCCCGCTGGTGCTGTGCGTGCGTGAAACCCCGTTGCACCTCGGCCACCTGCGGCTAATGACCGCCGCCGCCGAGCTGGGCGCGATTATTATGCCGCCGGTACCGGCGTTTTATCACCGACCGGCCAGCGTGATGGACATCGTCGATCAGACCGTCAATCGCGTACTCGATCAGTTTAATATTGAGCTGGATCAGGAGCTGTTTACGCGCTGGCAGGGTGCATAA
- the argT gene encoding lysine/arginine/ornithine ABC transporter substrate-binding protein ArgT, translated as MKKQVLALSLLLSITAAGSAFAAGPKTLRIGTDPTYAPFEMKNAQGQLIGFDIDLANEICKRMETKCTFVESDFDALIPSLKAKKVDAVISSLSITEKRLQEIAFSEKLYAANSRLIAPKGSKVLPTLEALKGKTIGLLQGTTQETYANDNWRQHGVTVTPYANQDLVYQDLTAGRIDAAFQDEVAASEGFLKQPAGKDYAFAGPAVKDDKIFGIGTGIGMRKDDTALKAAIDKAFDELRKDGTYDKIAKKYFDFDVYGG; from the coding sequence ATGAAAAAGCAGGTCCTGGCTCTCTCCCTGTTACTGTCAATCACCGCCGCGGGTAGCGCATTTGCCGCCGGCCCGAAAACGTTGCGTATCGGCACCGACCCGACCTACGCGCCGTTTGAAATGAAGAACGCACAGGGGCAGCTGATCGGATTTGATATCGATCTGGCTAATGAAATCTGTAAACGGATGGAGACCAAATGTACCTTCGTTGAGAGTGATTTTGATGCGCTGATCCCGTCACTGAAGGCGAAGAAAGTGGATGCGGTGATCTCTTCACTGTCGATCACCGAAAAGCGCCTGCAGGAGATCGCCTTCTCTGAGAAACTGTATGCCGCCAATTCACGTCTGATTGCGCCAAAAGGTTCCAAAGTGCTGCCAACGCTGGAGGCGCTGAAAGGCAAAACCATCGGCCTGCTGCAGGGCACCACTCAGGAAACCTACGCCAACGACAACTGGCGCCAGCACGGCGTGACAGTAACGCCGTATGCTAACCAGGACCTGGTGTATCAGGATCTGACCGCCGGGCGTATCGATGCCGCATTCCAGGATGAAGTGGCGGCCAGCGAAGGCTTCCTCAAGCAGCCTGCCGGTAAAGATTACGCCTTTGCAGGCCCGGCGGTAAAAGATGATAAGATCTTTGGCATCGGGACCGGTATCGGTATGCGTAAAGATGATACCGCGCTGAAAGCCGCCATCGACAAAGCGTTCGATGAGCTGCGCAAAGATGGTACCTACGACAAGATTGCGAAAAAATACTTTGATTTTGATGTATATGGCGGTTAA
- a CDS encoding histidine ABC transporter permease HisQ produces the protein MLYGYSEVIFKGAMVTLELALSSVLFAVILGLIGAGAKLSNSRLLAGIFEGYTTLIRGVPDLVLMLLIFYGLQIALNQLTDLLGLNQFDIDPMVAGIITLGFIYGAYFTETFRGAYMAVPRGQIEAATAFGFTSAQTFRRILFPGMMRFALPGIGNNWQVILKATALVSLLGLEDVVKATQLAGKTTWQPFYFAIVAGVIYLIFTTLSNGVLWWLERRYSVGVKRADL, from the coding sequence ATGCTTTATGGCTACTCTGAAGTCATTTTTAAAGGCGCGATGGTGACCCTGGAGCTGGCCCTCAGCTCGGTACTGTTCGCCGTTATACTCGGACTGATTGGCGCCGGGGCCAAACTCTCCAACAGCCGCCTGCTGGCGGGCATATTTGAAGGCTACACCACGCTCATTCGCGGCGTACCGGACCTGGTACTGATGCTGCTGATCTTTTACGGCCTGCAGATTGCGCTCAATCAGCTGACCGACCTGCTGGGCCTGAACCAGTTCGATATCGACCCGATGGTGGCCGGTATTATCACACTGGGCTTTATCTACGGGGCGTACTTTACCGAAACCTTCCGCGGCGCGTACATGGCGGTGCCGAGAGGGCAGATTGAAGCTGCTACCGCCTTTGGTTTTACCTCTGCACAAACTTTCCGCCGTATTCTGTTTCCTGGCATGATGCGCTTCGCGCTGCCGGGGATCGGCAATAACTGGCAGGTGATCCTGAAAGCCACCGCGCTGGTTTCGCTGCTTGGTCTGGAAGATGTGGTTAAAGCCACGCAGCTGGCCGGTAAAACCACCTGGCAGCCGTTCTACTTTGCCATCGTCGCCGGGGTTATTTATCTGATTTTCACCACGCTGTCGAACGGCGTGTTGTGGTGGCTGGAGCGCCGTTATTCGGTGGGCGTCAAAAGGGCTGATTTATGA
- a CDS encoding ABC transporter permease: MIDIIQEYWKALLWTDGYRLTGVAITLWLLVVSVVLGGCMAVLLSVARVSPFKAVRFPVWLFTYVFRGTPLYVQLLVFYSGFYTLEVVKGSELLNAFFRSGLNCTLLALTLNTCAYTTEIFAGAIRSVPHGEIEAARAYGFSTFKLYRCIIMPSALRTALPAYSNEVILMLHSTALAFTATVPDLLKIARDINSATYQPFIAFGLAGLLYLVISYVLISLFRKAEKRWLAHVKPSSSH; encoded by the coding sequence ATGATTGATATTATTCAGGAGTACTGGAAGGCCCTGCTGTGGACCGACGGCTATCGCCTGACCGGCGTGGCGATTACCCTGTGGTTGCTGGTGGTCTCGGTGGTGCTGGGCGGCTGCATGGCGGTGCTGCTCTCTGTCGCCCGCGTTTCGCCGTTCAAAGCGGTGCGTTTCCCGGTGTGGCTGTTTACCTACGTATTCCGCGGTACGCCGCTCTACGTGCAGCTGCTGGTGTTTTACTCCGGCTTTTACACGCTGGAAGTGGTGAAAGGCAGCGAGTTGTTGAACGCCTTCTTCCGCAGCGGACTTAACTGTACGCTGCTGGCGTTGACGCTGAACACCTGCGCTTACACCACCGAAATCTTTGCCGGTGCCATTCGTTCCGTCCCGCACGGCGAAATTGAAGCGGCGCGCGCCTACGGTTTCTCGACCTTTAAACTCTACCGTTGCATTATTATGCCTTCGGCGCTGCGCACCGCGCTGCCGGCTTACAGCAATGAAGTGATCCTGATGCTGCACTCTACGGCGCTGGCGTTTACCGCTACGGTGCCGGACCTGCTGAAGATTGCCCGCGATATTAACTCGGCTACCTACCAGCCGTTTATCGCCTTCGGCCTGGCAGGCCTGCTCTATTTAGTAATTTCATATGTGTTGATTAGTCTGTTCCGCAAAGCGGAAAAACGCTGGCTGGCGCACGTTAAACCTTCCTCGTCCCACTGA
- the hisP gene encoding histidine ABC transporter ATP-binding protein HisP — translation MAENKLSVTELHKRYGEHEVLKGVSLQANAGDVISIIGSSGSGKSTFLRCINFLEKPSEGAIAVNNENINLVRDTDGQLKVADKEQLRSLRTRLTMVFQHFNLWSHMTVLENVMEAPVQVLGLSKAEARERAIRYLDKVGIDERGRGKYPVHLSGGQQQRVSIARALAMEPEVLLFDEPTSALDPELVGEVLRIMQKLAEEGKTMVVVTHEMEFARHVSSHVIFLHQGKIEEQGAPDELFNSPKSPRLQQFLSGALK, via the coding sequence ATGGCTGAAAATAAATTAAGCGTCACCGAGCTGCACAAACGTTACGGTGAACATGAAGTGCTGAAGGGCGTGTCGCTGCAGGCCAACGCCGGCGACGTAATCAGCATTATCGGTTCGTCCGGTTCCGGTAAAAGTACCTTCCTGCGCTGCATTAACTTCCTGGAAAAACCCAGCGAAGGGGCGATCGCGGTCAATAATGAAAACATCAACCTGGTACGGGATACCGACGGCCAGCTAAAGGTGGCGGATAAAGAGCAGCTGCGTTCGCTGCGCACCCGCCTGACCATGGTGTTCCAGCACTTCAACCTGTGGAGCCATATGACGGTGCTGGAAAACGTCATGGAAGCGCCGGTTCAGGTGCTGGGCCTGAGCAAAGCCGAAGCGCGCGAACGCGCCATCCGCTACCTTGATAAGGTCGGCATCGACGAACGCGGGCGCGGCAAGTATCCGGTGCACCTCTCCGGCGGCCAGCAGCAGCGCGTCTCCATCGCCCGCGCGCTGGCGATGGAGCCTGAAGTGCTGCTGTTTGATGAACCGACCTCGGCGCTGGATCCGGAGCTGGTCGGTGAGGTGTTGCGCATCATGCAGAAGCTGGCGGAAGAGGGCAAAACCATGGTGGTGGTCACCCACGAGATGGAATTTGCCCGTCACGTCTCCAGCCACGTGATCTTCCTGCACCAGGGAAAAATTGAAGAGCAGGGGGCGCCCGACGAGCTGTTCAACAGTCCGAAAAGCCCGCGCCTGCAGCAGTTCCTTTCCGGCGCGCTGAAGTAA
- a CDS encoding TIGR01777 family oxidoreductase has product MHILITGGTGLVGRPLVLRLLQRGYQVSVVTRDVAAARAKLGEQVSLWSGLDQQQHLNGIDAVINLAGEPIAARRWSEAQKTRLCQSRWQITQRLAELIAASSAPPAVLISGSASGFYGNTGELVVTEDDPGHSEFTHQLCARWEQLALQAQSDRTRVCLLRTGVVLSPDGGALEKMQLPFKLGIGGPLGNGKQYMPWIHIEDMLAGILWLLDHATLQGPFNLVAPYAVRNEQFAAALGKAMHRPAFMRTPATAIRLMMGESAVLVLGGQHLLPQRLEASGFRFRWYDLDKALENVV; this is encoded by the coding sequence ATGCACATTCTTATTACCGGCGGCACCGGGCTGGTGGGCCGTCCACTGGTGTTACGCCTGCTGCAACGGGGTTATCAGGTCAGCGTGGTCACCCGTGACGTGGCGGCCGCGCGCGCGAAGCTGGGCGAACAGGTCAGCCTGTGGTCCGGCCTCGATCAGCAGCAGCATCTCAACGGCATTGACGCGGTGATCAACCTTGCGGGCGAGCCGATCGCCGCCAGACGCTGGAGCGAGGCGCAGAAAACCCGCCTGTGCCAGAGCCGGTGGCAGATAACCCAACGGCTGGCGGAGCTGATTGCCGCCAGCAGCGCGCCGCCGGCGGTGCTGATTTCCGGCTCGGCCAGCGGCTTTTACGGCAATACCGGCGAGCTGGTAGTCACCGAGGACGACCCGGGCCACAGCGAGTTTACCCATCAGCTGTGCGCTCGCTGGGAACAGCTGGCGCTGCAGGCGCAGAGCGATCGCACCCGCGTCTGTCTGCTGCGCACCGGCGTGGTCCTCAGCCCCGACGGTGGCGCGCTGGAAAAAATGCAGCTGCCGTTTAAGCTCGGCATCGGCGGGCCGCTGGGCAATGGCAAGCAGTATATGCCGTGGATCCATATTGAGGATATGCTGGCCGGCATTCTCTGGCTGCTCGATCACGCAACGCTACAGGGACCGTTTAACCTTGTGGCACCCTACGCGGTGCGCAATGAACAGTTCGCCGCGGCATTAGGCAAGGCGATGCACCGCCCGGCGTTTATGCGTACCCCGGCCACCGCGATCCGGCTGATGATGGGCGAATCCGCGGTGCTGGTGCTCGGCGGGCAGCATCTGCTGCCACAGCGGCTGGAAGCTTCCGGCTTCAGGTTCCGCTGGTACGATCTGGATAAGGCGCTGGAAAATGTGGTCTGA